One genomic window of Natronorubrum aibiense includes the following:
- a CDS encoding DUF362 domain-containing protein, whose amino-acid sequence MSVHVAAVDASERRGGWTTDIDRRLAILESPVRAVLEPYADALSDADRITLVPDAHYPFHPSTGMVTDPAVLGTIAAVLETRTDADIAVAGATDDRIAFDRAAGYLGYPSVLERFDATLVDLADEPRRNRVVSVPDQQLSVSVPERLLESAVVAVPSLRPTRDGPVAGGMRTLGRLAASVADADLTAIGTTRAIEPAFTVLDATTAYGGDPIAADTLVAGPTPQVDAIGSSLLGRSLEDDPVLRHTLDADEPAITVESADDAAVDLAALRRRLPDGELPPPDDTHPAVSTAYRLYAAVAGDAVPPQLEQRR is encoded by the coding sequence GTGAGCGTTCACGTTGCCGCCGTCGATGCCTCCGAGCGACGAGGTGGGTGGACGACCGACATCGACCGGCGGCTGGCGATCCTCGAGTCGCCAGTTCGTGCCGTGCTCGAGCCCTACGCCGATGCACTTTCGGATGCCGACCGAATTACACTCGTACCCGACGCTCACTACCCGTTCCATCCGTCGACGGGAATGGTCACCGATCCCGCCGTGCTCGGGACGATCGCCGCTGTGCTCGAGACACGAACCGACGCCGACATCGCCGTCGCCGGGGCGACCGACGATCGCATCGCGTTCGACCGCGCCGCTGGCTATCTGGGCTATCCGTCTGTTCTCGAGCGGTTCGACGCGACGCTGGTCGACCTCGCAGACGAACCCCGGCGGAATCGTGTCGTCTCGGTGCCGGACCAGCAGCTCTCGGTATCCGTCCCAGAACGACTTCTCGAGAGCGCCGTCGTCGCCGTTCCGTCGCTTCGTCCCACTCGAGACGGGCCCGTCGCCGGGGGAATGCGCACACTCGGGCGACTCGCCGCGAGTGTCGCCGACGCCGACCTGACTGCTATCGGCACGACACGGGCTATCGAGCCCGCATTCACCGTCCTGGATGCGACGACCGCCTACGGTGGTGATCCGATTGCGGCCGACACGCTGGTCGCGGGGCCGACACCGCAAGTCGACGCGATCGGTTCGTCGTTACTCGGCCGCTCGCTCGAGGACGATCCGGTGCTCAGACACACGCTCGATGCCGACGAGCCGGCGATCACTGTCGAGAGCGCTGACGACGCCGCTGTCGATCTCGCGGCGCTTCGCCGCCGGTTGCCCGACGGCGAGTTGCCGCCGCCCGACGACACCCATCCGGCCGTCTCGACTGCCTACCGACTGTACGCCGCGGTGGCCGGCGATGCCGTCCCGCCACAGCTGGAGCAACGCCGATGA
- a CDS encoding NAD-dependent epimerase/dehydratase family protein, producing the protein MTGQTAAVTGATGFLGTRLCDLLLEAGWDVRGLSRPTSDRGDLEGVDWHVGDLFDDETLRALVDGADVVFHLAGVSLWNATPEQVHRVNVDGTENVLEACRDVDAGRLVFTSTAGTRRPPDDRLVADETDVAEPVGAYQSSKARAERLVDQYAETDGEAVTVHPTSIFGPGDEAFTAQLLSMGVDPTMPAHLPGGLSIVGVSDVVDGIVAAAEHGVNGEHYLLGGENLTYNQAVSRIANAVDGSPARIRVPATAIHAAGPVAEVASSVAGIRMFPFDRQMAQLATKRLFYSSSKASEELGYDYRPLEAHLPETMAWYRSEC; encoded by the coding sequence ATGACGGGCCAAACTGCGGCCGTCACCGGCGCGACGGGGTTTCTCGGCACGCGACTCTGTGATCTCCTGCTCGAGGCCGGGTGGGACGTTCGCGGCCTGAGCCGGCCGACGTCGGATCGTGGCGACCTCGAGGGCGTCGATTGGCACGTCGGCGACCTGTTCGACGATGAGACGCTGCGAGCGCTGGTGGACGGCGCTGACGTTGTCTTCCACCTCGCCGGCGTTAGTCTCTGGAACGCAACTCCGGAGCAGGTCCACCGGGTCAACGTCGACGGGACCGAAAACGTCCTCGAGGCCTGTCGCGACGTCGATGCTGGACGACTCGTCTTTACTAGTACGGCCGGGACGCGCCGGCCGCCCGACGATCGACTGGTTGCGGACGAAACCGACGTCGCCGAACCCGTCGGAGCCTACCAATCCTCGAAGGCACGGGCGGAACGGCTGGTCGATCAGTACGCCGAGACCGACGGTGAGGCCGTCACCGTCCATCCGACGTCCATCTTCGGCCCCGGCGACGAGGCTTTTACCGCCCAGTTGCTTTCGATGGGCGTCGACCCGACGATGCCGGCCCATCTCCCCGGCGGACTGAGCATCGTCGGCGTCTCCGACGTCGTCGACGGCATCGTCGCAGCCGCCGAACACGGTGTGAACGGCGAGCACTACCTCCTCGGCGGCGAGAACCTCACCTACAATCAGGCCGTCTCGAGGATCGCCAACGCCGTCGACGGCTCTCCCGCTCGAATCCGCGTCCCGGCGACGGCGATCCACGCCGCCGGGCCGGTCGCCGAGGTCGCGAGTTCCGTCGCCGGTATCCGAATGTTCCCGTTCGACCGGCAGATGGCCCAGCTCGCGACCAAGCGGCTGTTTTATTCCTCGAGCAAGGCCAGCGAGGAACTCGGCTACGACTACCGGCCGCTCGAGGCCCATCTGCCGGAGACGATGGCGTGGTACCGGTCCGAGTGCTAG
- a CDS encoding glycosyltransferase: MHVLTLTTYADAPFMTQQMAALEERGVSFSTVSVAGEVSADTARGPTDYLRTVPKVIREAGNGYDLIHAHYGLTAPMALAQRQTPVVLSLWGSDVHGPVKPISVASAPLCDEVIVMSEGMRSELGQDCRVIPDGVDLERFQPKPQARAREAVGWDDVGDAYQVLFPYPPEREVKNLPRAKRIVSVVDNLLERPVELRVVHGVDHDAVADYMNAADALLLTSDSEGSPNSVKEALACNLPVVALDVGDVRERLAGVSPSHVATTDEELIDGLINVLQREERSNGREAARDVSIDRTTDQLLEVYEQVAGTEKRTRPRVTAAVDAVARRHH, translated from the coding sequence ATGCACGTCCTCACGCTCACGACGTACGCCGACGCGCCGTTTATGACCCAGCAGATGGCCGCCCTCGAGGAACGCGGCGTCTCGTTTTCGACGGTGTCGGTCGCCGGCGAGGTCAGCGCCGACACCGCACGGGGGCCGACCGATTACCTCCGTACCGTCCCGAAAGTCATCCGCGAGGCGGGAAACGGGTACGACCTGATCCACGCCCACTACGGGCTGACGGCCCCGATGGCGCTGGCACAGCGGCAAACGCCGGTCGTGTTGTCGCTGTGGGGGTCAGACGTCCACGGTCCCGTCAAGCCGATCAGCGTCGCGTCTGCGCCGCTGTGTGACGAGGTGATCGTCATGTCAGAAGGAATGCGTTCGGAACTGGGCCAGGACTGCCGGGTGATCCCCGACGGCGTCGACTTAGAGCGCTTCCAGCCGAAACCACAGGCTCGGGCCCGCGAAGCCGTCGGCTGGGACGACGTCGGCGACGCCTATCAGGTGCTGTTTCCGTACCCGCCCGAACGCGAAGTAAAGAACCTCCCACGAGCGAAACGGATCGTCTCGGTGGTCGACAATCTGCTCGAGCGCCCGGTCGAACTCCGCGTCGTCCACGGCGTCGACCACGACGCGGTCGCCGACTACATGAACGCCGCAGACGCGCTGCTGTTGACCTCCGACAGCGAGGGGTCGCCGAACTCGGTCAAAGAGGCGCTGGCCTGTAATCTGCCCGTGGTCGCCCTCGACGTCGGCGACGTCCGCGAGCGACTGGCTGGGGTCTCTCCCTCCCACGTCGCGACGACCGACGAGGAACTGATCGACGGGCTGATCAACGTGCTGCAGCGCGAGGAGCGCTCGAACGGCCGCGAGGCTGCCCGTGACGTAAGTATCGACCGAACCACGGATCAGTTGCTCGAGGTCTACGAGCAGGTCGCCGGAACGGAAAAACGAACTCGGCCACGAGTGACGGCCGCCGTCGACGCGGTCGCGCGGCGACACCACTGA
- a CDS encoding DUF354 domain-containing protein yields the protein MRILVFANTPAHVHLYRHAVDRLEAAGHDVLVLTREYACTTDLLDFFGMPYRVYGTHGTDSYSKLRFARELGGQFVTIAREAVRFDPDVIFGRGPYAAYAGTLTRAPVVLVLDDEPGDFNHTVSRPFAETILSPAVTRRDLGEDHYTFEGFKECAYLHPDVFSRDENVREFLGVDPDEPYVIARFNALDALHDTDIEGFSPHQRRDLLERLSEHATVFVSDEGGEMDLRDLPARPYDLHPALIHDAMAEASLLVADTGTMATEAALLGTPAFRYRGTDSHEYGEFQELERAGLAEQFDEYVDVRKRSLEILADDDASARWQRRRQEYIDDMMNLTELLVAVAEARGSIDRLSPATRQTVQPVRRETARPEQ from the coding sequence ATGCGGATCCTCGTCTTTGCGAACACACCCGCGCACGTCCATCTGTATCGACACGCCGTCGATCGGCTCGAGGCCGCGGGCCACGACGTGCTGGTCTTGACTCGAGAGTACGCCTGTACGACGGACTTACTCGATTTCTTCGGGATGCCGTACCGGGTGTACGGCACGCACGGCACTGACAGCTATTCGAAACTCCGATTTGCCCGTGAACTCGGCGGTCAGTTCGTGACGATCGCCCGCGAAGCAGTCCGATTCGATCCGGACGTCATCTTCGGTCGGGGACCCTACGCCGCCTACGCGGGAACGCTGACTCGAGCGCCGGTCGTCCTCGTCCTCGACGACGAGCCGGGCGATTTCAACCACACCGTCTCGCGGCCGTTCGCGGAGACGATCCTCTCGCCGGCGGTCACTCGCCGCGACCTCGGCGAGGACCACTACACGTTCGAGGGGTTCAAAGAGTGTGCGTATCTCCACCCCGACGTCTTCTCCCGCGACGAAAACGTCCGCGAGTTCCTCGGCGTCGACCCGGACGAACCCTACGTTATCGCTCGGTTCAACGCACTCGATGCGCTTCACGACACCGACATCGAAGGCTTCAGTCCTCACCAGCGACGCGATCTGCTCGAGCGACTGAGCGAGCACGCGACCGTCTTCGTCTCGGACGAAGGCGGCGAGATGGATCTACGCGACCTCCCTGCCCGGCCGTACGATCTCCACCCTGCGTTGATCCACGATGCGATGGCCGAGGCCTCCCTGCTGGTCGCCGATACGGGCACGATGGCCACCGAAGCGGCGCTGCTTGGCACACCTGCGTTCCGCTATCGCGGGACGGACAGCCACGAGTACGGCGAGTTTCAGGAACTCGAGCGCGCGGGACTGGCCGAACAGTTCGACGAGTACGTCGACGTCCGAAAGCGCTCGCTCGAGATCCTCGCCGATGACGACGCGTCGGCTCGCTGGCAACGGCGGCGACAGGAATACATCGACGATATGATGAATTTGACCGAGTTGCTGGTTGCGGTTGCCGAAGCTCGCGGGTCGATCGACCGACTGAGCCCGGCGACACGGCAGACGGTCCAACCCGTCCGGCGGGAAACAGCGCGGCCGGAACAGTAG